Proteins from a genomic interval of Sphingobacterium sp. SYP-B4668:
- a CDS encoding glycosyltransferase family 2 protein — translation MNTMKVSIIVPIYRVEEHIERCARSLMEQSYRNIEYIFVDDASPDKSMARLEKLLTDYPERRESIQIITHDENKGLPTARNSGLRVANGDYIFHCDSDDWVDECMISELIAVAQQEDVDIIYTDFYLSFHTNERYMRQPEFKMPMDCLQGMLCGSMKFNVWNKLIKRKLYVDHGIVFPTGQSMGEDMTIIKLFCKANTVKYIPNGYYHYMQTNPNAHTKRFSERQLVEIQRNLEDVVRYIEQHVAMDLNREVAYFKLNMKLPLLISLDTKMYALWRNWFPEANLFIKNNPAFSLRAKFIQYAALKRMDWLVKLYNQLVIRFVYGIIFR, via the coding sequence ATGAATACGATGAAAGTTTCCATCATAGTTCCCATATATCGGGTAGAAGAGCATATTGAGCGCTGTGCGCGCTCCCTTATGGAGCAGAGTTATCGGAATATAGAATACATATTTGTAGACGATGCCTCTCCTGATAAAAGTATGGCGCGATTGGAGAAATTACTGACAGACTATCCGGAGAGGAGGGAATCGATCCAAATCATTACACACGATGAAAATAAAGGCCTGCCGACAGCCCGGAATTCAGGCTTGCGGGTGGCTAATGGCGATTATATTTTTCACTGTGATAGTGACGATTGGGTAGATGAATGCATGATAAGCGAACTGATTGCTGTTGCCCAACAAGAAGATGTAGATATTATATATACGGATTTTTATCTATCCTTTCACACGAATGAGCGTTATATGCGACAGCCAGAATTTAAAATGCCCATGGACTGTCTTCAAGGTATGTTGTGCGGCAGTATGAAATTTAATGTATGGAATAAATTAATAAAGAGGAAGCTCTATGTAGATCACGGAATCGTATTTCCTACGGGACAAAGTATGGGCGAAGATATGACCATTATTAAACTTTTTTGTAAAGCAAATACGGTAAAATATATACCTAATGGTTATTACCATTATATGCAAACCAATCCAAATGCTCATACCAAACGCTTCTCCGAACGACAATTGGTGGAGATACAACGCAATTTAGAAGATGTGGTTCGATATATTGAGCAACATGTCGCTATGGATTTAAACAGAGAGGTAGCATACTTTAAACTCAATATGAAACTTCCCTTACTTATATCTTTAGATACAAAAATGTATGCACTGTGGCGGAATTGGTTTCCAGAGGCAAACCTATTTATAAAAAACAATCCAGCATTTTCCTTACGGGCTAAGTTTATTCAGTATGCCGCATTAAAACGTATGGATTGGCTAGTGAAATTATACAACCAATTGGTAATAAGATTTGTTTATGGAATTATATTTAGATAA
- a CDS encoding glycosyltransferase family 8 protein, with protein MKRIPVVLCFDDKLLMPAGVCINSLLMHAHENTFYHIFILHDSDCVFPQAGYLDLLSSVYPNCAIEYRCVGPEFKEAFQVRGITQATYYRLLIPDIVTGYDKLMYHDVDVIFRTDLSHVFEQTDLTDSYLAGVVAPSFMDLEMQSYIKGLGLNPVAYVLAGNIIMNVKKMRDDGVVHLFRKMVSESSYRYQDMDILNLVCRGSIKYLPPTFCGTIEMFKLKAHRVETAVYTQQDLDQLDVDGIVHYNGPKPWKEWCPNLDIWWEYYRKSPFYDSRYYFDFYMNKGREQDSMSFKNRLKLLVNYFYHRNR; from the coding sequence ATGAAAAGAATTCCGGTTGTACTTTGTTTTGATGATAAGTTGTTAATGCCTGCAGGTGTATGTATTAATTCCTTATTGATGCACGCTCATGAAAACACTTTTTACCACATTTTCATTTTGCATGATAGCGATTGTGTTTTTCCACAGGCAGGTTACCTCGATCTGCTGTCTAGTGTATATCCCAACTGTGCCATCGAGTATCGGTGCGTAGGTCCAGAGTTTAAAGAGGCCTTTCAGGTTCGCGGCATTACACAGGCTACCTATTACCGTTTACTGATACCGGATATTGTGACCGGATATGACAAGTTGATGTATCATGATGTAGATGTGATATTTCGAACAGACCTCAGTCATGTATTTGAACAGACCGATTTGACAGACAGTTATTTAGCAGGTGTAGTAGCTCCTTCCTTTATGGACCTGGAGATGCAGAGCTATATTAAAGGATTGGGATTGAACCCAGTCGCATATGTACTGGCTGGCAATATCATAATGAATGTAAAGAAAATGCGTGACGATGGGGTCGTCCATCTTTTTCGGAAGATGGTGTCTGAGTCTTCGTATAGATACCAAGATATGGATATTCTTAATTTGGTGTGTAGAGGGTCTATAAAATATCTTCCCCCAACATTTTGCGGTACCATCGAGATGTTCAAATTAAAAGCACATCGTGTAGAGACTGCCGTATATACGCAACAAGACTTAGACCAGTTGGATGTAGACGGAATTGTTCATTATAATGGTCCAAAGCCTTGGAAGGAGTGGTGTCCTAATCTTGATATTTGGTGGGAATACTACCGTAAATCTCCTTTTTACGATTCACGGTATTACTTTGATTTTTACATGAATAAGGGAAGGGAACAAGACAGCATGTCCTTCAAAAACCGGCTCAAATTATTGGTTAATTATTTTTATCACCGTAATCGTTAA
- a CDS encoding glycosyltransferase family 2 protein has translation MKNFQFKISVIVPVFNVVGYLERALESLFNQTLQDMEFVLVDDCSTDGSYELLLDILERNHTLQNRIQISRHEQNKGVAATRNTGLSLAKGKYLGAIDPDDWADLDMFENMLKTAEENNADIVWCDYFNEYPQQQVYVKQDFKEEHLDGIQGLIQGKILGGMCTKLVAHDLFTKHHIQFPEGLNMCEDLRVNVQLFYYADRVAYLKQAPYHYTKYREDSLSVSSEFQPVVNKSWILNIAAIEGFIMDKHMNHLKKDIQLLKLIPKQNLLVRATKIVHYKAWNSIFPESNRYIWKGSLPWYYKLIAVCVMNEIWFIPKLWMQLKRMK, from the coding sequence ATGAAAAATTTTCAGTTTAAAATAAGTGTCATCGTCCCTGTTTTCAATGTCGTGGGATATTTGGAAAGAGCTTTGGAAAGTCTATTTAATCAAACGCTGCAAGACATGGAGTTTGTGCTGGTGGACGATTGTAGCACCGACGGAAGCTACGAACTTTTGCTAGATATATTGGAGAGAAATCATACCCTACAAAACCGTATCCAAATTAGTAGACACGAACAAAACAAAGGTGTAGCTGCTACACGTAATACCGGTTTGTCATTAGCAAAAGGAAAGTATTTGGGAGCCATAGATCCAGACGATTGGGCAGACTTAGATATGTTTGAGAACATGCTTAAAACGGCAGAAGAAAACAATGCGGACATCGTTTGGTGCGATTATTTTAATGAGTATCCACAGCAGCAGGTCTACGTTAAGCAAGATTTTAAAGAAGAGCATTTGGATGGTATTCAGGGATTGATACAAGGTAAAATATTAGGCGGGATGTGCACCAAACTAGTTGCTCATGATTTATTTACCAAGCACCATATCCAGTTTCCAGAAGGATTGAATATGTGCGAAGATCTTAGGGTGAATGTACAGCTATTCTATTATGCTGATCGAGTAGCCTATTTAAAGCAAGCCCCGTACCATTATACCAAATATAGGGAAGACTCACTGAGTGTATCTAGTGAATTTCAACCCGTCGTTAATAAAAGCTGGATTTTAAACATAGCAGCAATTGAAGGTTTTATAATGGATAAACACATGAATCACTTGAAGAAAGATATCCAACTACTCAAACTGATACCAAAGCAAAACCTCTTGGTACGCGCTACCAAAATTGTACACTACAAAGCTTGGAATAGTATTTTTCCAGAATCCAATAGATATATATGGAAAGGAAGTCTACCGTGGTATTATAAGCTTATAGCAGTCTGTGTCATGAATGAAATATGGTTCATACCGAAATTATGGATGCAACTCAAAAGAATGAAATGA
- a CDS encoding polysaccharide pyruvyl transferase family protein — protein sequence MKKIAILTQPLKGNYGGIIQNYALQEVLRGGGFEVETIAREYGRDATATRRFLAHLKNDTYNWVVGKRKKIFSKKEAEFIFAENTRFIQERIGLSPKLYDTAGLAQYFKNRDFDAVIVGSDQTWRPKYSPAIGNYFLDFLVDNSRIYKMAYAASFGTDEWEFTEREREECSTLIEHFDAVSVREKSAVSLCQQFLNVEAEWVLDPTLLLTQADYRKLYSHKDGHKKGVFTYILDTDVKKRELVEKVANKLNVSVYTHQPHRPIEGGNVYDFDNLDDFKYPAPEGWLQSFDDADFVLTDSFHGTVFAILFNKPFYAIVNDARGAARFHSLLQMFDLEHRLITCIDTFKLNTGKLDINYQHVNEKLTQWRGKCAVFLQQNLANLLNDHKAYEKFSV from the coding sequence ATGAAGAAGATAGCGATATTGACACAGCCATTGAAAGGAAATTACGGAGGGATAATTCAAAATTATGCATTACAGGAAGTTTTACGGGGGGGCGGGTTTGAAGTAGAGACCATAGCCCGGGAATACGGGCGGGACGCGACTGCAACTCGACGATTCTTAGCACATCTGAAAAATGACACCTACAATTGGGTAGTAGGTAAGAGGAAAAAAATCTTTTCCAAGAAAGAAGCCGAATTTATTTTTGCTGAAAATACCAGGTTCATTCAGGAACGTATTGGTCTCTCCCCTAAATTATACGATACAGCGGGACTTGCTCAATACTTTAAAAATAGAGATTTTGATGCGGTCATCGTTGGAAGTGATCAGACCTGGCGTCCCAAATACTCACCTGCTATCGGGAATTATTTTTTAGATTTTCTCGTGGATAATAGCCGTATTTATAAGATGGCTTATGCAGCATCCTTTGGAACAGACGAATGGGAGTTTACGGAAAGGGAGCGGGAGGAATGTAGCACCTTAATAGAGCATTTTGATGCCGTATCTGTTCGAGAAAAATCGGCTGTTTCCTTATGTCAGCAGTTTCTAAACGTGGAAGCCGAATGGGTGCTGGACCCTACATTATTGCTTACGCAGGCAGACTATCGAAAGTTGTATAGCCATAAAGATGGACACAAAAAAGGAGTCTTTACTTATATATTAGATACCGATGTGAAAAAGCGGGAATTAGTAGAAAAGGTAGCTAATAAGCTGAATGTATCCGTCTATACCCATCAGCCACATCGTCCCATTGAAGGTGGGAATGTGTATGATTTTGATAACCTGGATGATTTTAAATATCCGGCACCAGAAGGATGGCTGCAGTCTTTTGATGACGCTGATTTCGTCCTTACCGATTCTTTTCACGGGACTGTTTTTGCCATCCTCTTTAACAAACCTTTTTACGCTATCGTAAATGATGCGCGCGGAGCAGCTCGGTTTCACTCGCTACTGCAGATGTTTGATCTGGAACATAGGTTAATAACCTGTATAGACACTTTTAAACTAAATACGGGGAAACTGGATATTAATTACCAACACGTTAATGAAAAATTGACCCAATGGAGAGGAAAGTGTGCTGTTTTTCTGCAGCAAAATCTGGCGAATTTGTTAAATGACCACAAGGCTTATGAAAAATTTTCAGTTTAA
- a CDS encoding nitroreductase family protein, with product METFTTYLRELLRPILEINSIRKALESRFLFRNFKEDARLYQKYAAAFDADKFKNKEAHLILHYHSLEKGMLFNKMKGGFGAYRLKKLHAILTDPEIILNRSKSQVRVGYQVMCQYYELHRQAGYDLEDLFTYAQYNFYKSILGEDYTAAFRGVLEWTKDQFYTHVDSNFADFARSRKSVRNFTGEYIAEEVIRKVVELANTAPSVCNRQASNVYLIQDKIQIERILAVQGGFAGYEQHVSQLLIVTNDRRYYYTIGERNQLYIDGGLYLMNLLYALHYYRIGNCPANWGKNIKEELPINAVVSIPPSEKIICIVPIGVVPYQFKTTLSQRRVVSENLIVVDTDTK from the coding sequence ATGGAGACATTTACAACATATTTGAGGGAATTACTGCGGCCTATTTTAGAGATTAATAGTATTCGAAAAGCTTTGGAAAGCAGATTCCTGTTCCGGAATTTTAAAGAAGATGCGCGTCTCTATCAGAAATATGCAGCAGCGTTTGACGCAGATAAGTTTAAAAACAAAGAGGCACACCTCATATTGCACTATCATTCCTTAGAGAAGGGAATGCTTTTCAATAAAATGAAAGGCGGATTTGGAGCATATCGCCTCAAAAAGCTACATGCTATCTTGACCGATCCAGAGATTATACTGAATAGAAGTAAATCACAGGTGCGGGTAGGGTATCAGGTGATGTGCCAATATTATGAGCTCCATAGGCAGGCTGGATACGATTTAGAAGATTTATTTACCTACGCGCAGTATAACTTTTACAAGTCTATATTGGGGGAGGATTATACAGCAGCGTTTCGTGGTGTTTTAGAATGGACGAAAGATCAGTTTTATACACATGTAGATTCCAATTTTGCAGATTTCGCTCGTTCCCGTAAGAGCGTTCGCAATTTTACAGGTGAGTATATTGCCGAAGAAGTCATTCGTAAAGTTGTTGAATTGGCAAATACGGCACCTTCCGTGTGTAATCGTCAGGCCAGCAATGTATATCTTATTCAGGATAAAATTCAAATAGAGCGTATTCTAGCCGTACAAGGCGGTTTTGCAGGGTATGAACAACACGTCAGTCAGCTTTTGATTGTTACCAATGATAGGCGCTACTATTATACGATCGGCGAGCGCAACCAGCTTTATATAGATGGCGGTCTTTACCTGATGAACCTTCTTTATGCGTTACACTATTACAGGATTGGTAACTGTCCTGCAAATTGGGGTAAAAATATAAAAGAAGAGTTACCCATAAATGCTGTTGTGTCCATACCACCTTCTGAAAAGATAATTTGTATTGTACCTATAGGTGTAGTCCCTTATCAATTTAAAACCACACTTTCACAGCGAAGAGTCGTCTCAGAAAATCTAATTGTAGTGGATACAGATACAAAATAG
- a CDS encoding glycosyltransferase family 2 protein produces the protein MVPKLVSILTPCFNSTGFIAQLLESVLQQDYPCIEHILIDDGSTDGLPDFLERGAWFQRFSEKGFKLYYHYQVNQGQAVAINAGLQLYNGSYVTWPDSDDYYRTATAISTFVKTMEIQSVDIVRCYPLVVNEHGEGRPLEYGAKKSDAHVFYDCLLESDFWFSPICYFFTAQSLQDILGNKILESRVGQNFQLFLPLFYYGKLYTLSEQLVAYLVRTDSHSHRSRTSQQTIKRLDDILNLKYTLLDKYNLQVDRKVIRLLQKKKDAAAIHALVNSRQFRQAIDYISNRAYFPMHAVKIWLKYIF, from the coding sequence ATGGTACCGAAGCTAGTCTCTATTCTCACGCCCTGTTTTAATAGTACAGGGTTTATCGCTCAGTTGTTAGAATCCGTCCTGCAGCAAGACTATCCTTGTATTGAACATATTTTAATCGACGATGGCTCTACCGATGGACTGCCTGACTTTTTAGAGCGGGGAGCATGGTTTCAGCGGTTTAGCGAGAAAGGGTTTAAACTGTATTATCATTATCAGGTCAATCAAGGCCAAGCTGTCGCTATCAACGCAGGCCTACAGCTGTATAACGGAAGCTATGTCACATGGCCAGATAGCGATGATTATTACCGAACAGCTACGGCCATATCTACGTTCGTCAAAACAATGGAAATACAATCAGTAGATATTGTACGTTGTTACCCCTTAGTGGTGAATGAACATGGCGAGGGTAGACCCTTAGAATATGGTGCAAAAAAATCGGATGCACACGTGTTTTACGATTGCCTGTTAGAATCGGATTTTTGGTTTTCGCCGATCTGCTACTTTTTCACGGCGCAATCATTGCAAGACATATTGGGCAACAAAATCTTGGAAAGTAGAGTAGGCCAAAATTTTCAATTGTTCCTGCCGCTATTTTACTATGGAAAGCTATACACTTTGTCCGAACAATTGGTTGCTTACTTGGTTCGGACTGACTCCCATTCGCACAGGAGCAGAACCAGTCAGCAGACTATTAAACGGTTGGATGATATTCTAAATCTAAAATATACATTATTGGATAAATATAATCTACAGGTTGACAGAAAAGTAATTAGGCTCCTTCAAAAAAAGAAAGATGCAGCTGCAATACATGCCTTGGTTAACTCCCGTCAATTTAGACAAGCCATTGATTATATCAGTAATCGCGCATATTTTCCAATGCATGCCGTAAAAATATGGCTAAAGTACATTTTTTAG
- a CDS encoding lipopolysaccharide biosynthesis protein, translated as MDRKIARNTAFLYLRMLFTMAIGFYTSRALLQTLGVEDFGIYNLVGGVIMVLAFISNTVISSQTRFLAFSLADESTKAVQKTFSQCWTSTLIVAFLLLLTCETIGLWWIVNKVNIPAEKAETALWIFHFSVANMFVSMLGIPFCAILIAYERMNMYAGISVLNSICSLVIIYLLQQGFWDLNLAVLYTCMLFLVSCAMQLFYIVYSKKLFRAVNFKLNFGVGLKSLLTYSSWDLYGNLAVAGRTSGIAILQNLFFGVAINAAIGIANQVQGVVNQFASNILFASKPRVIKYYAEGDIDQMLNLMIKTTKYSTLLLCVVALPLIVDVDIVLYIWLGVLPAHSGTLVQWFLLFIIGANFSQGILMGIHATGKIKKSSLVNGSLYLLVLPISYLSFKNGGSPTLPYILNFVFVLLGGLLNGFYFKAEVPQFKISEFYSKAILPPVILSLIVYVILLLVKGYFQNGFLGFAVLMSVSTLLMSVFSWIFIFDREIKLQVLKKIKGPWYRS; from the coding sequence ATGGATAGAAAAATAGCTCGTAATACGGCATTTCTTTACCTCAGGATGTTATTTACCATGGCAATCGGGTTTTATACATCTCGAGCACTTTTACAGACGCTAGGTGTCGAGGATTTTGGTATTTACAACCTGGTAGGGGGTGTGATTATGGTTCTGGCTTTTATATCCAATACAGTCATCTCTTCTCAGACCCGCTTTCTTGCTTTCAGTTTAGCAGATGAGTCTACTAAAGCTGTTCAAAAAACATTTTCACAATGTTGGACATCTACGCTTATAGTTGCTTTTTTACTTTTGCTAACATGCGAAACCATAGGGTTGTGGTGGATAGTGAATAAGGTTAATATTCCTGCAGAGAAGGCTGAGACCGCATTATGGATATTCCATTTCAGTGTGGCCAATATGTTTGTATCTATGCTCGGAATTCCTTTTTGCGCCATACTTATCGCCTATGAGCGCATGAATATGTATGCTGGAATTAGTGTATTGAACTCGATATGTTCGTTGGTTATTATTTATCTCTTACAGCAAGGTTTTTGGGATTTAAATCTCGCGGTCTTATATACCTGTATGTTATTTCTAGTTAGTTGTGCTATGCAGTTGTTTTATATAGTTTATTCAAAAAAGCTATTTAGGGCCGTCAATTTTAAGCTAAATTTTGGAGTGGGGTTGAAAAGCTTGCTTACCTATTCATCTTGGGATCTCTATGGCAACCTAGCGGTAGCTGGACGCACATCTGGGATTGCTATATTACAAAATTTATTTTTTGGTGTTGCCATCAACGCAGCAATTGGAATCGCCAATCAAGTGCAGGGAGTGGTGAATCAGTTTGCTTCAAATATACTCTTCGCTTCCAAACCGCGGGTTATAAAATATTATGCAGAAGGTGATATTGATCAAATGTTGAATTTGATGATCAAGACTACTAAATATTCTACCTTATTATTGTGTGTGGTAGCGCTACCGTTGATCGTCGATGTGGATATCGTACTGTATATTTGGCTAGGGGTTTTACCTGCTCATAGTGGTACTCTTGTTCAGTGGTTTTTGCTATTCATTATTGGCGCAAATTTTTCACAAGGCATTTTAATGGGAATCCATGCTACCGGTAAAATCAAAAAATCGAGCCTGGTCAATGGAAGCTTATACCTCTTGGTATTACCCATATCTTATTTATCCTTCAAAAATGGAGGCAGTCCAACATTACCCTATATTTTAAATTTTGTTTTCGTTTTGTTAGGAGGCCTTTTAAATGGCTTCTACTTCAAAGCAGAGGTGCCTCAGTTTAAGATAAGCGAATTCTATAGTAAGGCTATATTGCCACCTGTAATTTTATCTTTAATCGTTTATGTCATCCTTTTATTGGTTAAGGGGTATTTTCAAAATGGTTTTCTTGGGTTTGCAGTCCTGATGAGTGTTTCCACTCTGCTGATGAGTGTCTTCTCTTGGATCTTCATTTTTGATAGAGAAATCAAACTTCAAGTTTTAAAGAAAATTAAGGGGCCATGGTACCGAAGCTAG
- a CDS encoding NAD-dependent epimerase/dehydratase family protein — MKVTIIGGSGFVGTHLLSYLCDNEIASVMNIDKVTSEKYPEVTQIGDVLDLPRLSQLLHGTDVVVLLAAEHRDDVTPISQYYTVNVQGIRNTLEAMEVNGVKNILFTSSVAIYGLDRPNPDESFIPAPFNHYGKSKWRAELVLKEWYKDHSDWNISIVRPTVIFGEGNRGNVFNLLNQIASGKFMMIGSGKNQKSMAYVGNVVAFIGYLLAKENEGYQVYNYADKPDFSTNDLVHHTGIILNKKIPTLRIPYWIGMIGGYGFDVLASVTRKKLSISSVRVKKFCAVTQYDANKAISSGFEAPYDLEEGLRRMLESEFGK; from the coding sequence ATGAAAGTTACCATAATTGGCGGAAGTGGCTTTGTCGGCACACATCTGCTCAGCTATCTATGCGACAATGAAATAGCTAGTGTGATGAATATTGATAAAGTTACGTCCGAAAAATACCCGGAGGTTACACAGATTGGAGACGTGCTGGATCTGCCAAGGCTCAGCCAATTGCTGCATGGAACCGATGTGGTTGTCTTGCTTGCTGCAGAACACAGAGACGATGTAACACCTATATCGCAGTATTACACAGTAAATGTACAGGGTATTCGCAATACGCTCGAGGCCATGGAGGTGAATGGAGTAAAAAATATCTTATTCACCAGTTCAGTAGCGATTTATGGACTTGATAGACCTAATCCTGATGAATCATTTATACCCGCTCCTTTTAATCATTATGGAAAGAGTAAATGGAGAGCAGAGCTGGTTTTGAAAGAATGGTATAAAGATCATTCCGATTGGAATATTTCCATAGTACGCCCAACAGTAATTTTTGGAGAAGGCAATAGAGGGAATGTATTCAATTTGTTGAACCAAATAGCCAGTGGCAAATTTATGATGATCGGTAGTGGTAAAAATCAAAAATCGATGGCCTATGTCGGTAATGTTGTGGCTTTTATCGGGTACCTACTTGCGAAAGAAAATGAAGGATATCAGGTTTACAATTATGCAGACAAGCCTGATTTCAGTACGAATGATCTAGTCCATCATACAGGAATTATTTTGAACAAGAAGATTCCCACCCTGCGCATACCCTATTGGATCGGGATGATTGGGGGATATGGTTTCGATGTCTTGGCCAGCGTTACCCGGAAAAAGTTGAGTATTAGCTCTGTTAGAGTAAAAAAATTCTGTGCCGTCACCCAGTACGATGCTAACAAAGCTATTTCCAGCGGATTTGAGGCCCCATATGATCTGGAAGAGGGATTAAGGCGCATGTTAGAGTCAGAGTTTGGAAAATAA
- a CDS encoding MraY family glycosyltransferase yields the protein MNILVLIIPTVLALILSRLLIPFIILVSYKKRLFDPVDARKQHTRIVPRLGGVAFAPIQCCLYVVTLVVLVKVFKADLNVESWALLPSFMMLICGLVMLFIGGIGDDLVGLDYKWKFILQVVVASLLPLSGLWINHLYGLFGLTHISAWIGMPLTVFFVVLIINAINMIDGLDGLCSGIVSVGCMALGILFIYYGAWLHALFAMITVGVLLPFFFINVYGVTRRRRQIFMGDTGSMTLGFSIAFLVVSFAMNNHYIKPFSEGAIVVAFSILIVPILDVARVMYLRWREGESIFKPDRNHLHHFFLDAGLSHRATMVCMIILVIFFCLFNIAVSGLMSNNLIVLLNLVSWCLFIRGCGVLKRKNFFSKVQIFINANWEIKSIAKQQNPNVNPVGTPGK from the coding sequence ATGAATATCCTAGTCCTTATTATTCCAACGGTTTTAGCGCTTATATTGAGCCGGTTGCTGATCCCTTTTATTATATTGGTAAGCTACAAAAAGAGACTTTTTGACCCAGTTGATGCGCGCAAGCAGCATACCAGGATTGTACCTCGGTTAGGAGGAGTGGCGTTTGCGCCTATTCAGTGCTGTCTATATGTTGTCACGTTAGTAGTCTTGGTCAAGGTTTTTAAAGCGGACCTAAACGTTGAGTCATGGGCGCTTCTACCTAGTTTTATGATGTTGATCTGCGGATTGGTCATGTTATTTATAGGGGGTATCGGTGATGATTTGGTGGGGCTGGATTATAAATGGAAATTTATCTTGCAGGTTGTAGTTGCCAGTTTACTGCCTTTATCTGGCCTTTGGATAAATCACCTGTATGGCTTGTTTGGACTGACTCATATTTCAGCCTGGATAGGAATGCCCCTTACTGTTTTTTTTGTAGTGCTTATCATCAACGCTATAAATATGATTGATGGTCTAGACGGTCTTTGTTCAGGTATAGTCAGTGTAGGTTGTATGGCGCTTGGCATCCTTTTTATTTATTATGGGGCTTGGCTACATGCTCTTTTTGCCATGATAACAGTAGGAGTACTTTTGCCCTTTTTCTTTATCAATGTGTATGGCGTAACGCGTCGCCGCAGGCAGATATTCATGGGAGATACAGGGAGTATGACACTTGGGTTTTCCATAGCTTTTCTGGTCGTCAGCTTTGCTATGAACAATCATTATATTAAACCCTTTTCAGAAGGAGCCATTGTCGTAGCGTTCTCCATATTAATTGTCCCCATATTGGACGTAGCCAGAGTAATGTACCTGCGATGGAGAGAAGGAGAGTCGATATTTAAGCCGGATCGAAATCATTTACATCACTTCTTTTTGGACGCAGGATTATCTCATCGGGCTACAATGGTGTGTATGATTATATTGGTGATTTTTTTCTGTCTTTTTAACATAGCGGTGTCTGGACTAATGAGCAACAACCTTATTGTTTTATTAAACCTTGTTTCATGGTGCCTATTTATAAGGGGCTGTGGCGTGCTTAAAAGGAAAAATTTTTTTAGTAAAGTACAAATCTTTATCAATGCAAATTGGGAAATAAAAAGTATAGCCAAGCAGCAGAATCCAAATGTCAATCCTGTCGGGACACCCGGCAAATAA